The following coding sequences are from one uncultured Desulfobacter sp. window:
- a CDS encoding fumarate hydratase has translation MEFNYEPMFPLKKDATQYRLLTKDHVRVREFEGKDVVMVEPVALTLLAEAAFKDVAHLYRAEHLAQVKAVIDDPESSDNDRYVALELLKNAVISAEKVYPMCQDTGTAIIMGKKGQQVWTWSEDERELSKGAFDAYTKNNLRYSQNAPLTMYDEVNTKNNMPAQVEIAAVQGDEYNFLFMAKGGGSANKTALFQMTKAVLNTEEGLIDFMLKEMKHLGTAACPPYHIAFVIGGTSAELNLKAVKLASAKYLDTLPTKGSETGHAFRDIDLEEKVLARSRDLGLGAQFGGKNFALDIRVVRLPRHGASCPIGIGVSCSADRQIKGKINRDGIFLEQLVENPAEYLPATEPEMAPAVEIDLNRSMDEIRAELTKYPVSTRLSLTGKIIVARDIAHSKFMERYEKGEGLPDYIKDHIIYYAGPAKTPEGEASGSFGPTTAGRMDPYVPIFQKEGGSMVMLAKGNRSQVVTDACKTYGGFYLGSPGGPAARLGKDFIKNVELVEYEELGMEAVWMITVEKFPAFIIVDDKGNDFFEGLV, from the coding sequence ATGGAATTTAACTATGAACCCATGTTTCCGTTGAAAAAGGATGCAACGCAGTACCGCCTGTTGACCAAGGATCATGTCCGGGTCCGGGAGTTTGAGGGCAAGGATGTGGTCATGGTGGAGCCCGTTGCATTGACTCTGCTGGCCGAAGCCGCATTTAAGGATGTGGCCCATTTATACCGGGCTGAACATCTGGCGCAGGTGAAGGCTGTTATTGATGACCCTGAAAGTTCTGACAATGACCGTTATGTAGCCCTGGAGCTTTTAAAAAACGCCGTAATTTCTGCTGAGAAAGTCTATCCCATGTGCCAGGACACCGGCACCGCCATCATTATGGGCAAAAAGGGCCAGCAGGTCTGGACCTGGTCCGAAGATGAGCGCGAATTGTCCAAAGGCGCCTTTGACGCCTATACAAAAAACAATCTGCGTTATTCCCAGAATGCGCCGCTCACCATGTACGACGAAGTGAATACCAAAAATAATATGCCTGCCCAGGTGGAGATCGCTGCGGTCCAGGGCGATGAATATAACTTCCTGTTCATGGCAAAAGGCGGCGGTTCAGCCAATAAAACCGCTTTGTTTCAGATGACCAAGGCCGTGCTCAATACCGAAGAGGGCCTGATTGACTTCATGCTTAAAGAGATGAAGCATCTGGGTACCGCAGCCTGTCCGCCTTATCACATCGCATTTGTCATCGGCGGCACCTCTGCCGAACTCAATCTTAAAGCCGTGAAACTGGCCTCTGCCAAATATCTGGATACCCTGCCCACCAAGGGCAGTGAAACCGGCCATGCGTTCAGGGATATCGACCTTGAAGAAAAAGTACTGGCACGCTCCAGGGATCTGGGACTTGGCGCTCAGTTCGGCGGTAAAAACTTTGCCCTGGATATCCGTGTTGTAAGACTTCCCCGCCACGGCGCATCCTGTCCCATCGGCATCGGCGTCTCCTGTTCCGCCGACCGTCAGATCAAGGGTAAAATCAACCGTGACGGCATCTTTTTGGAACAGCTGGTTGAAAACCCGGCAGAATACCTGCCCGCCACCGAACCAGAAATGGCACCCGCCGTTGAGATTGACCTGAACCGGTCCATGGATGAAATCCGTGCCGAGCTGACCAAGTATCCGGTATCCACCCGTCTGTCTTTGACCGGTAAAATCATCGTGGCCAGAGACATTGCCCATTCCAAGTTCATGGAACGGTATGAAAAGGGCGAAGGTCTGCCCGATTACATCAAAGATCACATCATCTATTATGCAGGCCCGGCAAAGACCCCCGAAGGCGAAGCCTCCGGATCATTCGGCCCCACTACTGCCGGCCGTATGGACCCCTATGTACCGATCTTCCAGAAAGAGGGCGGCTCCATGGTGATGCTGGCCAAGGGTAACCGCTCCCAGGTCGTTACCGATGCCTGTAAAACCTACGGTGGTTTTTATTTAGGTTCACCTGGTGGTCCGGCCGCACGTCTTGGTAAAGATTTTATTAAAAATGTTGAGCTGGTTGAATATGAAGAACTGGGCATGGAAGCTGTGTGGATGATCACGGTTGAAAAATTCCCTGCGTTTATCATTGTTGATGATAAGGGCAATGACTTTTTTGAAGGCCTGGTATAA
- a CDS encoding glycerate kinase, producing MNVSHPFSDLRTIYQSAIKRVDPFTMVQSRVTLDKNILNICLDDRSIQLALDKFEKIYVIGAGKATAPMARAMEEILGPRLSGGLISVKKGHTDTLNTIEIIEAAHPVPDDNSRVAAQQIIDIAKKGDETTLFINLISGGGSALLACPGEYKAGSITLADKQKTTELLLACGADINEINRVRKLLSGVKGGKLARHMYPSTSVNLILSDVVGDDLSAIASGPTAPDTTSVNQVLGIIKKYALATRLPSRVINMLESETLQETDKPRVSEDEIFSKVYNVLLGNNLSALNAARQKAEALGYNTVVLSSRITGEAREIAKFFSGMAQDIALGNLPPKRPVCVLGGGETTVTIKGNGKGGRNQEMALAFLQELDAHADGIENTFFLSGATDGNDGPTDAAGAFASQAVIEAGKKAGLDINEYLGRNDSYTYFNRTGHLFKPGPTNTNVCDLQILIIN from the coding sequence ATGAATGTGTCACACCCATTTTCTGATTTGAGAACCATATACCAGTCCGCCATCAAACGGGTGGATCCGTTTACCATGGTACAGTCGAGGGTAACCCTGGACAAGAACATCCTCAATATCTGTCTTGACGACCGAAGCATACAGCTCGCCCTGGACAAATTTGAAAAAATATATGTGATTGGTGCAGGCAAGGCCACAGCGCCCATGGCCAGGGCCATGGAGGAAATCCTTGGGCCCAGGCTCTCCGGTGGCCTCATTTCAGTAAAAAAAGGGCATACCGACACCTTAAACACCATTGAAATCATTGAAGCCGCCCACCCGGTCCCGGACGACAACAGCCGAGTGGCTGCACAACAGATTATTGATATTGCTAAAAAAGGGGACGAAACCACCCTGTTCATCAATCTGATTTCCGGGGGCGGTTCAGCGCTTCTTGCCTGCCCGGGAGAATACAAGGCTGGGTCCATCACCCTTGCAGACAAACAGAAAACCACGGAACTGCTGCTGGCCTGCGGTGCCGACATCAACGAAATCAATCGGGTGAGAAAATTATTGTCCGGGGTCAAGGGCGGCAAACTGGCCCGGCACATGTATCCCTCCACATCCGTGAATCTGATTCTTTCCGATGTGGTGGGCGATGATCTCAGCGCCATTGCCTCGGGTCCCACAGCCCCGGACACGACTTCCGTGAACCAGGTGCTCGGCATCATCAAAAAATACGCATTGGCCACCCGCCTGCCTTCAAGGGTAATCAACATGCTTGAATCCGAAACGCTGCAAGAGACAGACAAGCCCCGGGTCAGTGAGGATGAAATTTTTTCAAAGGTTTACAATGTCCTTTTGGGCAATAATTTGTCTGCCCTGAATGCCGCCCGGCAAAAGGCGGAAGCCCTTGGCTACAATACCGTGGTGTTAAGTTCCCGGATCACCGGTGAAGCCCGGGAAATTGCCAAGTTTTTTTCCGGCATGGCCCAGGATATCGCCCTTGGCAACCTGCCACCCAAGCGGCCGGTCTGCGTCCTTGGCGGCGGCGAAACCACGGTAACCATCAAAGGAAACGGGAAAGGCGGACGAAACCAGGAGATGGCCCTCGCCTTTTTACAGGAACTTGACGCCCATGCTGACGGCATTGAAAACACGTTTTTTCTGTCCGGGGCCACCGATGGCAATGACGGTCCCACGGATGCGGCCGGGGCTTTTGCATCCCAGGCTGTTATAGAAGCAGGAAAAAAAGCGGGCCTGGATATCAATGAATATCTGGGCAGAAATGATTCATACACATACTTTAATCGCACAGGGCATCTGTTCAAACCCGGGCCGACCAACACCAATGTGTGTGACTTACAAATTCTTATAATAAACTAG
- a CDS encoding tetratricopeptide repeat protein yields the protein MKKSAAGYVEQIFHKSYHNHKAGRFSEAEKGYKKVLKKKPEWGQPMSALGILYLDQNRPDKAVPLFEKAVDLNPPDLSACYQLGRLKQMDNDHQGAIPLYRKMIDQQPETGLVWNNLGVAYRETGRADEAMESFRAAVRFAPDMAQAWNNLGVALDEQGQVEQALNAYEKAIKIEPEYVSPHLNTGILLQKLDRFKDAEKHYQAVIDTQPENDIAQFMLQSIRGGDSPPDAAPVEHVRSIFNQCAENFEDILVDELAYKTPELLFRLVRPHLTENMEILDLGCGTGLGAVLYQPFAEGLTGVDVSEKMLEKAAEKKIYSHLAVFDILQPWTFPVKFDLIYSSDVFVYFGSLDQIIRSAAAALVPGGKIAFSVEKLEDDLKDYALYPSGRYAHSQKYIQTCLEQHGLKPLTLDSTEIRKQSGEPVKGFLVVAEKKICK from the coding sequence ATGAAAAAGTCAGCAGCGGGCTATGTCGAGCAGATTTTCCATAAATCTTATCATAATCACAAGGCGGGTAGATTTTCCGAGGCCGAAAAAGGCTACAAAAAAGTCCTGAAGAAAAAACCGGAATGGGGACAGCCCATGAGTGCGCTGGGTATTCTGTACCTGGATCAAAACCGGCCGGATAAAGCGGTTCCTTTATTTGAAAAAGCCGTCGATCTTAACCCGCCGGATTTGTCGGCATGTTATCAATTGGGCCGGTTGAAACAGATGGACAATGATCATCAAGGGGCCATCCCCTTATACCGGAAGATGATCGATCAGCAGCCCGAGACCGGCCTGGTATGGAATAATCTGGGCGTGGCGTACCGGGAAACAGGGCGGGCGGATGAGGCCATGGAAAGCTTTCGTGCGGCGGTCCGGTTTGCACCTGACATGGCCCAGGCATGGAATAACCTGGGGGTGGCACTGGATGAACAGGGGCAGGTGGAACAGGCGTTAAACGCATATGAAAAGGCGATTAAAATTGAGCCGGAATATGTTTCACCGCACTTGAACACCGGCATCCTGCTTCAAAAACTTGATCGGTTTAAAGACGCTGAAAAACATTACCAGGCGGTGATTGACACTCAGCCTGAAAATGACATCGCGCAATTCATGCTCCAGAGTATCCGGGGCGGGGATAGTCCGCCTGATGCTGCTCCGGTGGAACATGTGCGCAGTATTTTCAACCAGTGTGCGGAAAATTTTGAGGATATCCTGGTTGACGAACTGGCGTATAAGACGCCTGAGCTTTTGTTCCGTTTGGTTCGTCCCCATCTGACCGAAAATATGGAGATCCTGGACCTTGGCTGCGGCACAGGGTTGGGTGCCGTGCTGTACCAGCCCTTTGCCGAAGGCCTGACCGGGGTGGACGTATCGGAAAAGATGCTTGAAAAAGCGGCTGAAAAGAAAATTTACAGCCACCTGGCGGTGTTTGACATTCTTCAGCCATGGACATTTCCGGTAAAATTTGATCTGATATACAGTTCGGATGTCTTTGTCTATTTCGGCAGTTTGGATCAAATTATCCGATCGGCTGCGGCAGCGCTTGTGCCGGGTGGGAAAATTGCATTTTCAGTGGAGAAACTAGAAGACGATTTAAAAGACTATGCGCTTTATCCCAGCGGCCGGTATGCACATTCCCAAAAATATATTCAAACTTGTCTTGAACAGCATGGGTTAAAACCCTTAACACTGGACAGCACGGAAATCCGCAAGCAGTCCGGGGAACCGGTTAAGGGGTTTTTGGTTGTGGCGGAAAAAAAGATATGCAAATAA
- a CDS encoding putative sulfate/molybdate transporter, translating into MDTRQPKYRFNRNEFAGAMGDLGTILPIALGMILVNGLAPVGLFFSMGLFYIVGGVYYGITVPVQPMKVIGTYAIATAMTADQIQASAFLMFVCLVVIGATGSMNKFSTYIPRSVIRGIQLSTGLLLMIKGMKMILGKALLKGADQVAEPYLSIQFAGAIPITVIIGICGFVVTLVFLNNKKLPAALIVIALGLFMGLILGTKQGLDTLKPGLYFPHLFPHGFPALPDFTFALFAVVLPQIPMTLGNAVIAQADLAKDYFGDNAEKMTYTALCLSMAVGNLLSFIFGGMPMCHGAGGLAAHYRFGAKTAGSNLIIGGIMAGLALVLGAGFLYVLFLIPMSILGVLLVFAGGQLALTINDMHTRNELFVIMTIVALTLAANLAIGTVVGIILAYAIKNIQI; encoded by the coding sequence ATGGACACCCGGCAACCCAAATACCGATTTAACAGAAATGAATTTGCAGGCGCCATGGGGGATCTCGGCACGATCCTGCCCATCGCCCTTGGCATGATCCTGGTTAACGGACTTGCCCCCGTGGGGCTGTTCTTTTCCATGGGCCTGTTCTACATTGTCGGCGGTGTCTATTACGGCATCACCGTGCCCGTTCAACCCATGAAGGTGATCGGCACCTATGCCATTGCCACCGCGATGACGGCCGACCAGATCCAGGCGTCGGCCTTTCTGATGTTTGTCTGCCTTGTGGTGATCGGTGCCACAGGTTCCATGAACAAATTCAGCACATACATCCCGCGGTCGGTCATCCGGGGCATTCAGTTGTCCACCGGACTGTTGCTCATGATCAAGGGGATGAAAATGATCCTGGGCAAGGCCCTGCTCAAAGGGGCTGACCAGGTCGCCGAACCCTACCTGAGTATCCAGTTTGCAGGCGCAATACCCATCACCGTTATCATCGGCATCTGCGGATTCGTTGTAACCCTGGTCTTTTTAAACAACAAAAAACTGCCGGCGGCCCTGATTGTGATTGCCCTGGGCCTGTTCATGGGGTTGATTTTAGGCACAAAACAGGGCCTTGACACCCTTAAACCGGGCCTCTATTTCCCCCACCTGTTCCCCCATGGATTTCCCGCCCTGCCGGATTTTACCTTTGCCCTGTTTGCCGTGGTGCTCCCCCAGATTCCCATGACCTTGGGCAATGCCGTCATCGCCCAGGCCGATCTTGCCAAGGACTATTTTGGGGACAACGCCGAAAAAATGACCTACACGGCATTGTGCCTTTCCATGGCTGTGGGTAACCTTTTAAGTTTTATTTTCGGGGGCATGCCCATGTGCCACGGGGCAGGCGGTCTTGCGGCCCATTACCGGTTCGGGGCCAAAACCGCCGGGTCCAATCTGATCATCGGCGGGATCATGGCAGGCCTTGCCCTGGTGCTGGGGGCCGGATTTCTTTATGTACTTTTCCTGATCCCCATGTCCATCCTCGGTGTGCTGCTGGTCTTTGCAGGCGGCCAGCTTGCGTTGACCATCAACGACATGCACACCCGAAATGAATTATTTGTCATTATGACCATCGTCGCCCTGACCCTTGCCGCCAACCTGGCCATAGGCACTGTTGTGGGAATTATTCTGGCATATGCAATCAAAAACATCCAAATTTAA
- a CDS encoding FapA family protein, giving the protein MLEKLALQKKFITNAQCAQAMAACRDAKNLDLALKNYFERENILTDKQMKQLLASYAALKTIQKNQKFGNCAVDLGLVTKEQFVGEMARQTNKIAEKRQPELISKIWIQDQTLNQEQYQQVEQQLQGKQPAPKKTKPAAPEAATEPPQAEPQLIDYSLDRKLNCGVQLKVEPSGMSAFIQKTDTFVNTVSAEKIIEQLEDNGIVYGLVDASHVERFIKSSGFKTNPFRVARGTDPIRGKDARIEYFFETDYLKAGGIDEDGNIDFKDRGPIPWLKKGRLLAKKFPLTESREGKNIFKESLYVPTPADAALKSGKGVVRSSDGLELYAAITGTPALDPSNKVDVSPAFTAPADVNYETGHISYEGNIIIKGTLKSGFKAEGHEIRVGTVDGGEIRASGDVTVLNGMIGGFVYARGNVNIRFIQNSTIFCLGNLIVDKEIMDSRIITSGAVIITTGEIISSEITCNKGLFTQHLGTEKSTPNTVTFGVDTFTARELKNIQDRIVRTTDGRASLHERLDALVEELSRDTANTSALVHEIDRARHENFVLSKKQGDPTARGLKSQIQVNNRLLVRLDKELNHLLDRIEKKKKQRKKFKTELEKLETNLERLRSEQSNFTRWQQQNPGVSQAIVSGRVIPGTLIKGPEASMEILETRNNVKIFQTLVTTDEAPELGIEIVDNIRRK; this is encoded by the coding sequence ATGCTTGAGAAACTTGCCTTACAAAAAAAATTCATTACAAACGCCCAATGCGCCCAGGCCATGGCCGCATGTCGCGACGCAAAGAATCTTGATCTTGCGTTAAAGAACTATTTTGAACGAGAAAATATCCTCACAGACAAGCAGATGAAACAGCTTCTGGCCAGCTATGCCGCATTAAAAACCATTCAAAAAAATCAAAAATTTGGAAATTGCGCGGTTGATTTAGGCCTTGTCACCAAAGAGCAGTTCGTTGGGGAGATGGCCCGGCAGACAAACAAAATCGCTGAAAAAAGACAGCCGGAACTGATCAGTAAAATATGGATACAGGACCAGACACTTAACCAGGAGCAATACCAGCAGGTCGAACAGCAGCTTCAAGGCAAACAGCCCGCCCCGAAAAAGACCAAACCAGCCGCCCCGGAGGCTGCAACGGAGCCTCCACAGGCTGAACCCCAACTGATCGACTACTCCCTGGACAGAAAACTTAACTGCGGCGTACAGCTCAAAGTTGAACCATCGGGTATGTCGGCATTTATACAAAAAACCGATACCTTCGTGAACACCGTCTCCGCCGAAAAAATCATTGAACAACTGGAGGACAACGGCATCGTTTACGGCCTGGTAGACGCATCTCATGTGGAAAGATTCATAAAATCCTCGGGATTCAAAACCAACCCGTTTCGGGTGGCCCGGGGCACGGATCCGATACGGGGCAAGGATGCCAGGATCGAATATTTTTTTGAAACGGATTACCTCAAGGCCGGCGGTATTGATGAAGACGGCAATATTGACTTCAAAGACAGAGGCCCCATTCCCTGGTTGAAAAAAGGCCGTCTGCTGGCAAAAAAATTCCCCCTGACCGAATCCCGCGAGGGGAAAAATATTTTTAAAGAGTCGCTTTACGTCCCCACTCCGGCAGATGCGGCACTGAAATCCGGCAAAGGCGTGGTCCGCTCTTCGGACGGCCTTGAACTCTATGCTGCAATCACCGGAACCCCGGCACTTGACCCATCAAACAAAGTTGACGTGAGCCCTGCCTTTACTGCGCCCGCGGATGTTAATTACGAAACCGGGCACATTAGCTATGAAGGAAATATCATTATCAAAGGCACACTGAAGTCGGGATTCAAAGCCGAGGGACATGAAATCCGGGTCGGCACGGTGGACGGTGGAGAGATACGGGCCTCGGGAGATGTTACGGTCCTCAACGGAATGATCGGCGGTTTTGTATATGCCCGGGGCAATGTCAATATCAGATTCATACAGAACTCAACCATTTTTTGCCTTGGCAACCTCATTGTGGACAAAGAGATTATGGACAGCCGGATCATCACCTCCGGCGCCGTAATCATCACAACCGGAGAAATCATCTCTTCGGAAATCACCTGCAACAAAGGGCTTTTCACCCAGCATCTGGGGACCGAAAAATCCACGCCCAACACCGTGACCTTTGGTGTGGATACCTTCACCGCCCGGGAATTGAAAAACATCCAGGACCGCATTGTGCGCACCACGGACGGACGGGCATCTCTCCATGAAAGACTTGATGCCCTGGTCGAAGAACTCTCCCGGGATACAGCAAATACCTCGGCACTGGTTCACGAAATTGACAGGGCCAGACACGAAAACTTTGTATTGTCAAAAAAACAGGGGGATCCTACAGCTCGCGGTCTAAAATCCCAGATACAGGTAAACAACCGGTTGCTGGTGCGTTTAGACAAAGAGCTGAACCATCTGCTTGACCGTATTGAAAAAAAGAAAAAACAAAGAAAAAAATTCAAGACTGAGTTGGAAAAGCTGGAAACCAACCTTGAACGACTAAGAAGCGAGCAAAGCAATTTTACCCGATGGCAGCAGCAGAACCCAGGTGTCTCCCAGGCAATTGTCTCAGGCCGGGTCATTCCGGGAACCTTAATAAAAGGGCCGGAGGCATCAATGGAAATACTTGAAACCAGAAATAACGTAAAAATTTTTCAAACCCTTGTCACCACAGATGAGGCGCCTGAATTGGGAATAGAGATCGTTGACAATATTAGACGAAAATAA
- a CDS encoding transposase produces the protein MAIFTLPFLQKDFFRGIVINDDVSFRKDAAYEVLKGRHSNWRRLLLSVGIKLYQFFDRLTDENRESVLIVDDSPYDRSRSKKVELLSRVWDHSTGKFIKGFRMLTLCWSDGASCLPLDFCLLSSSDAKKRLCENQKIMDKRCSAWRRRQEATITAPESLEAMVKRVLATGVRAKHILMDSWFMMPATVTALSKYINVVGMVKKTSKIHYEFNGRWVDVKAIYRQLKKRRGRAKILASTVVTLKGGLSARLVFVRDRRKKDWLVLLSTDLALSNEDIVRIYGKRWDIEVFFKMAKQHLKLAKEMQCRDYDALVAHTTIVFMRYMFLAYQNRTQTDDRTFGELFYACCDEVADLSFVEALYRIMIIAGDQLKKIGDYCEKTATAFFDAVMGTTLQQFGFVENRKLAGNF, from the coding sequence ATGGCTATATTTACATTACCATTCCTGCAAAAAGATTTCTTTAGGGGAATTGTAATCAATGACGACGTGTCATTTCGTAAAGACGCTGCATATGAAGTTCTTAAGGGAAGGCACTCTAACTGGAGGCGCTTACTTTTGTCTGTTGGTATCAAACTGTACCAGTTTTTCGATCGATTGACCGATGAAAATCGTGAATCGGTCCTGATCGTTGACGATAGCCCTTATGACCGTTCTCGATCAAAAAAAGTAGAGCTTCTTTCAAGGGTATGGGATCACAGCACGGGTAAATTTATCAAGGGATTCCGAATGCTGACGCTCTGCTGGTCAGATGGAGCCAGTTGTCTGCCCTTAGATTTTTGTCTTCTGTCCTCATCAGATGCCAAAAAGCGTCTTTGTGAAAATCAAAAAATCATGGATAAAAGATGCAGTGCATGGAGACGAAGGCAAGAGGCTACAATTACAGCTCCCGAGAGCCTGGAAGCCATGGTTAAGCGAGTTCTGGCAACTGGCGTTCGTGCAAAACATATATTGATGGACAGCTGGTTTATGATGCCCGCCACAGTCACAGCATTGAGCAAATACATTAATGTTGTGGGTATGGTGAAAAAAACGTCAAAAATTCATTATGAATTCAATGGCCGTTGGGTGGATGTGAAAGCGATCTACCGGCAGCTAAAAAAGCGCCGTGGTCGGGCAAAAATTTTGGCAAGTACCGTTGTTACATTGAAGGGTGGATTATCTGCCAGGCTTGTTTTCGTGCGCGACCGGCGCAAAAAGGACTGGCTGGTGTTACTCTCCACAGACCTTGCATTGTCAAATGAAGACATCGTTAGAATTTATGGTAAACGCTGGGATATTGAGGTGTTTTTCAAAATGGCAAAACAGCATCTGAAGCTGGCAAAAGAGATGCAATGCCGGGACTATGATGCCCTGGTAGCCCACACCACTATTGTTTTCATGCGATATATGTTTTTGGCCTATCAAAATCGAACCCAAACCGATGACAGGACCTTCGGAGAATTATTCTATGCCTGCTGCGATGAGGTCGCCGATCTATCTTTTGTGGAAGCTCTTTACAGAATAATGATTATTGCCGGTGACCAATTGAAAAAAATCGGTGACTATTGTGAGAAGACCGCAACGGCATTTTTTGATGCTGTTATGGGAACAACCCTCCAGCAATTCGGTTTTGTAGAAAATCGAAAGTTAGCTGGTAATTTTTAA
- a CDS encoding AI-2E family transporter: MNRDLIHPSFLLLLVFFISAVFLVMIKSFLMAILLAGIFSALAYPLYQRLKKWLKGRQAAASGITILIIVFIVLLPLSGLLGIVTSQAIKVGQTATPWVQKQLSSPVAISQWLEGLPFYDQVEPYRETIYTKAGELVGAASEFFVNGLQAATMGTINFLFMVAILLYTMFFFLMDGDRLLEKILYYMPLEDKDERRLLDRFTSVARATIKGTAIIGVVQGGASGIAFAVVGIHSSVFWGAVMTVLSIIPGIGTALIWIPAALWLAAQGMWVKAGALVVFCGVIVGSVDNLLRPRLVGKDTEMHDLLILFSTLGGIAMFGIIGIIIGPIIAALFVTIWDIYGVVFKDSLPKVGS; the protein is encoded by the coding sequence ATGAATCGAGACCTGATCCATCCCTCATTTTTATTGTTGCTGGTGTTTTTTATTTCAGCCGTTTTTCTGGTGATGATAAAATCTTTTCTCATGGCCATTTTGCTGGCAGGCATTTTTTCAGCCCTGGCCTATCCCTTGTACCAGCGGCTGAAAAAATGGCTGAAAGGCCGGCAGGCCGCCGCCTCGGGCATTACCATCCTGATTATTGTTTTTATCGTGCTGCTGCCGTTAAGCGGGCTTTTGGGTATTGTCACCAGCCAGGCCATCAAGGTGGGCCAGACCGCAACGCCCTGGGTTCAGAAACAATTGTCTTCGCCGGTGGCCATTTCCCAGTGGCTGGAGGGCCTGCCGTTTTACGATCAGGTCGAACCCTACAGGGAGACCATATATACCAAAGCCGGTGAACTGGTGGGGGCTGCAAGTGAGTTTTTTGTCAACGGGCTCCAGGCCGCCACCATGGGCACGATCAATTTTTTATTTATGGTGGCCATTCTTTTGTACACCATGTTTTTTTTCCTCATGGACGGGGACCGGCTGTTGGAGAAAATTTTGTATTATATGCCCCTGGAGGATAAGGATGAACGACGGCTGCTTGACCGGTTTACCTCTGTGGCCCGGGCCACCATCAAGGGCACGGCCATCATCGGTGTTGTCCAGGGCGGGGCGTCGGGCATCGCCTTTGCCGTGGTGGGGATTCACAGCTCTGTGTTCTGGGGGGCTGTCATGACGGTGCTGTCCATTATACCGGGCATCGGGACCGCCCTGATATGGATTCCGGCAGCCCTGTGGCTGGCCGCCCAGGGCATGTGGGTCAAGGCAGGCGCCCTGGTTGTTTTCTGCGGCGTGATTGTGGGCAGTGTGGACAATCTTCTGCGTCCCCGGCTTGTGGGCAAAGATACGGAGATGCACGATCTGTTGATTTTATTTTCCACCCTGGGCGGCATTGCCATGTTCGGCATTATCGGCATCATCATCGGGCCTATTATTGCCGCATTGTTTGTCACCATCTGGGATATTTACGGCGTTGTTTTTAAAGATTCCCTGCCCAAGGTGGGGTCATAA
- a CDS encoding ARMT1-like domain-containing protein, translated as MRHECYFCHIRTIEKLIDKFKPDENTARDFILSVHKLIEANWALSNPQTATEIHRMAKDHLHNTNLYAEEKLKANDLLLKEYSHWQAIVNESQNPFFTAAKLSVIGNIIDYGAQSVKDDLSGQINSFFQKDLKIDMTQALKHEINKAENILYLGDNCGEIVFDRLFIETMNHPNVTFAVRGKPVINDATREDAAQVGIDTVCRVISNGFDAPSTLMEFCSDEFTDAYSNADLVISKGQGNFEGLMESRHPNEFFLLIAKCLPIANLLGVSKNDMVVLKSAHGLTEGASA; from the coding sequence ATGAGACACGAATGTTATTTCTGCCATATCAGGACCATTGAAAAATTGATTGATAAGTTCAAACCGGATGAAAACACGGCCCGGGATTTTATTTTGTCGGTCCACAAGTTGATTGAAGCCAATTGGGCGCTTTCAAATCCCCAAACGGCAACTGAAATCCACCGCATGGCCAAGGATCATCTCCACAATACAAACCTGTATGCCGAAGAGAAATTAAAGGCCAATGATCTTCTTTTAAAGGAATATTCACATTGGCAAGCCATTGTCAATGAAAGCCAAAATCCTTTTTTCACCGCTGCAAAGCTGTCGGTGATCGGCAATATCATTGATTATGGCGCCCAAAGCGTTAAAGATGACCTATCGGGTCAAATCAATTCATTTTTCCAAAAAGATTTGAAAATTGATATGACACAAGCATTAAAACATGAGATCAATAAAGCGGAAAATATTTTGTACCTGGGCGATAATTGCGGCGAGATCGTTTTTGATCGGTTGTTTATTGAAACAATGAACCACCCGAACGTTACCTTTGCGGTGCGCGGAAAACCTGTCATAAACGATGCAACTCGTGAAGATGCAGCCCAGGTGGGTATTGATACGGTTTGCAGGGTGATTTCCAATGGGTTTGATGCGCCGTCAACACTCATGGAATTCTGCTCGGACGAATTTACGGATGCTTACAGTAATGCCGATCTTGTCATATCCAAAGGGCAGGGCAATTTTGAAGGCCTGATGGAAAGCCGCCATCCCAATGAATTTTTCCTATTAATTGCGAAATGTCTCCCCATCGCAAATTTACTCGGTGTCAGTAAAAACGATATGGTGGTTTTAAAATCAGCCCATGGTTTGACCGAAGGGGCGTCAGCCTAG